A stretch of Natronospira bacteriovora DNA encodes these proteins:
- a CDS encoding DegT/DnrJ/EryC1/StrS family aminotransferase, giving the protein MVPLFDPKPQHERVAGEVEAASRAVMESGQFILGPNVQAFEKEVADYHGVNDSIGVASGTDALHLALLAAGVMPGDEVITSPFSFIAGVEAIYYCGAVPVFADIREDTMNMDESSLEGLVTERTRAIMPVHIFGLSCDMHQVMSVARHHGLKVIEDCAQAFGARIDGQPVGSFGDAGCFSFFPTKNLGGYGDGGQVTTNDAELAARIRMLRNHGSEQRYYHDVIGFNSRLDELQAAALRIKLRHLDEFNAARRYIAGRYLEGLSGLDLKLPVEGEGYHHVYGQFTIQVKDRDAFRAALNERGIASAIYYPIPLHRQKVTEGRFRGVRLPVCDAVSETCVSLPMFPGMSDAQADEVIAAVRAVV; this is encoded by the coding sequence ATGGTCCCTCTTTTTGATCCCAAACCCCAGCACGAACGGGTTGCTGGAGAGGTAGAAGCCGCCAGCCGTGCCGTCATGGAAAGCGGTCAGTTCATCCTTGGCCCGAATGTTCAGGCTTTCGAAAAGGAAGTGGCCGATTATCATGGTGTGAACGATTCCATCGGTGTGGCCTCCGGTACCGATGCGCTCCACCTGGCGCTCCTGGCCGCCGGCGTGATGCCGGGTGATGAGGTCATTACGTCCCCGTTTTCCTTCATTGCCGGGGTGGAGGCCATCTATTATTGCGGTGCCGTGCCGGTGTTCGCCGATATCCGCGAAGACACCATGAACATGGATGAATCCAGCCTTGAAGGGCTGGTTACCGAGCGGACACGAGCCATTATGCCAGTGCATATCTTCGGTCTGTCCTGCGATATGCACCAGGTCATGAGCGTGGCGCGTCATCATGGGCTGAAGGTCATTGAAGACTGTGCCCAGGCTTTTGGTGCCCGCATTGACGGGCAGCCCGTGGGGAGTTTCGGCGACGCAGGCTGTTTCAGTTTCTTCCCCACCAAGAATCTGGGCGGCTATGGGGATGGCGGACAGGTCACCACGAATGACGCAGAGCTGGCTGCACGAATTCGCATGCTGCGCAACCATGGCAGCGAGCAGCGTTATTATCACGACGTCATCGGTTTCAACAGTCGCCTTGATGAGCTGCAGGCGGCTGCCCTGCGAATCAAGCTCAGGCACCTGGATGAGTTCAATGCAGCCAGACGCTATATCGCCGGGCGTTATCTTGAAGGCCTTTCGGGCCTGGATCTGAAGCTGCCCGTGGAAGGCGAGGGGTATCACCACGTCTACGGCCAGTTCACCATCCAGGTGAAAGACCGGGATGCCTTCCGGGCCGCCCTGAACGAGCGGGGCATTGCTTCAGCCATCTATTACCCCATTCCCCTGCATCGACAGAAGGTGACGGAAGGGCGATTCAGGGGTGTCCGGCTTCCGGTCTGTGATGCCGTTTCCGAGACCTGTGTCTCTCTTCCCATGTTTCCCGGAATGAGTGATGCGCAGGCGGATGAGGTGATCGCGGCGGTTCGGGCGGTGGTCTAG
- a CDS encoding Gfo/Idh/MocA family protein, with product MSQDKEACLRAAVVGVGYYGSFHAEKYATLPGSSLVAVADHNADHAERAATEYEVPAYSDHRELIGKVDLASVVVPAKGHFQVARDLIEAGIHVLIEKPITRTVEEAETLIELARKHEVVLQVGHLERFNPAFRALPDSLRSPSYIESHRLTPFPKRNADVSVVLDLMIHDIDLVLALAGSPVKSIQAKGVSVFSDALDMVNAVLHFENGTVANLTASRASTQPQRTLHLFQQNAYTTLDLHAKDLVIQHRKSEHSDSIATEEIRCDNADVLRTEVMSFLNAVRDGSPPAVTGEDGLSALATANWIMDVVEKDQSPMEPLAIFEDGENGNISSRVHHDPHPETNETVFSRSSLVSGKEKENKES from the coding sequence TTGTCTCAGGATAAGGAAGCATGCCTTCGCGCCGCCGTCGTTGGGGTGGGCTATTACGGCTCATTTCACGCGGAAAAGTACGCAACCCTGCCCGGCAGCAGTCTGGTGGCCGTAGCTGATCATAATGCGGACCACGCCGAGCGTGCGGCGACCGAGTACGAAGTCCCGGCCTATTCCGACCACCGTGAGCTGATCGGCAAGGTTGATCTGGCCAGCGTGGTGGTGCCTGCCAAGGGCCATTTCCAGGTGGCCCGTGACCTGATCGAAGCGGGTATACATGTCCTGATCGAGAAGCCCATCACCCGGACCGTGGAAGAAGCGGAGACCCTGATTGAACTTGCCCGCAAGCATGAGGTGGTTCTTCAGGTCGGGCATCTGGAGCGCTTCAACCCGGCGTTCCGTGCTTTGCCCGATTCCCTGCGCTCGCCGAGCTACATTGAGTCCCATCGTCTGACCCCCTTCCCCAAGCGCAATGCCGATGTCAGCGTGGTGCTTGATCTCATGATTCACGACATTGATCTGGTGCTTGCCCTGGCGGGTTCACCGGTGAAGAGCATTCAGGCCAAGGGCGTCTCGGTGTTCTCGGATGCACTGGACATGGTCAATGCCGTTCTGCATTTCGAAAATGGCACCGTAGCGAATCTTACGGCAAGTCGTGCCAGTACCCAGCCTCAGCGGACGCTGCACCTGTTCCAGCAGAATGCCTACACTACGCTCGACCTGCATGCCAAGGACCTTGTCATCCAGCATCGAAAATCCGAGCACAGTGACAGTATCGCCACGGAGGAGATTCGCTGCGACAATGCCGATGTGCTGCGTACGGAGGTGATGAGCTTCCTCAATGCCGTGCGTGACGGCAGTCCTCCGGCAGTGACGGGCGAAGACGGCCTGTCTGCACTGGCGACAGCCAACTGGATCATGGACGTGGTGGAGAAGGATCAATCACCCATGGAGCCGCTCGCCATCTTCGAGGACGGTGAGAATGGCAATATTTCCAGTCGGGTTCACCACGATCCCCATCCCGAGACCAATGAAACGGTGTTCTCGCGCAGCTCATTGGTTTCCGGCAAGGAAAAGGAAAACAAGGAGTCTTGA
- a CDS encoding SLC13 family permease produces the protein MPEMRRIGLILGPVLALSAYLLARHHGLSTEAGWTAAVTALCAAWWISEALPIPATSLIPFAAFPLLGILPHGEVAQAYGHTLILLLLGGFILSTAMEKNGAHRRVALGMVHLVGGRGGPRMVLGFMLASGLLSMWISNTATVLMLLPVALAVLRSSGDEQLGTPLLLGVAWSASIGGLGTPIGTPPNVIFMGVYAQITGREISFLQWMAIGIPASLTLIAFAWFYLTRGMGAGKPLSLPPLGSWTAPERRVLLVFGLAALAWMTRSAPLGGWSQWLPVGEYAGDATVALTAVVLCFLLPDGRGGRLLDWASAEKIPWGLLILFGGGIAIAMAFQSSGLSTAIGDALADRSHWPLVLLTLVICLTVTFMTETTSNTATATLMMPILGATAIAAGIEPALLMIPAALSASCAFMLPVATAPNAVVFGTGRVPIRTMAGQGFGLNLMGAAVITTLAAIWLPRIFS, from the coding sequence ATGCCTGAAATGCGACGAATCGGCCTGATTCTGGGCCCCGTGCTTGCACTGTCCGCCTACCTCCTCGCCCGACATCACGGCCTGTCCACCGAGGCGGGCTGGACGGCGGCGGTGACGGCGCTCTGCGCCGCCTGGTGGATCAGTGAGGCACTGCCCATACCTGCCACCTCACTCATCCCCTTCGCTGCCTTCCCGCTGCTGGGGATTCTGCCCCATGGCGAGGTCGCGCAGGCTTATGGTCATACACTGATTCTGCTGCTGCTGGGCGGCTTCATCCTGTCCACGGCCATGGAGAAGAACGGAGCCCATCGGCGGGTGGCCCTGGGCATGGTTCATCTGGTGGGGGGCCGTGGCGGGCCGAGAATGGTGCTGGGATTCATGCTGGCCAGCGGTCTGCTGAGCATGTGGATTTCCAACACAGCCACGGTGCTGATGCTGCTGCCAGTGGCGCTGGCCGTGCTCCGCTCATCCGGCGATGAACAACTGGGCACCCCATTGCTGCTGGGGGTTGCCTGGTCGGCCAGCATTGGCGGACTGGGGACGCCCATTGGCACTCCCCCCAATGTCATCTTCATGGGGGTGTACGCGCAGATCACGGGGCGGGAAATCAGCTTTCTCCAATGGATGGCCATCGGCATCCCCGCCTCCCTTACCCTGATCGCCTTTGCCTGGTTCTATCTCACGAGAGGGATGGGTGCCGGCAAACCGTTAAGCCTGCCGCCGCTCGGCAGCTGGACGGCACCGGAAAGACGGGTTCTCCTGGTGTTCGGCCTGGCGGCGCTGGCCTGGATGACGCGCAGCGCCCCTCTGGGCGGCTGGTCACAATGGCTGCCGGTCGGCGAATACGCCGGTGATGCCACCGTCGCGTTGACAGCCGTTGTCCTCTGCTTTCTGCTTCCGGACGGGCGTGGCGGCCGCCTGCTGGATTGGGCGTCGGCCGAGAAGATTCCCTGGGGTTTGCTGATCCTCTTCGGCGGCGGTATCGCCATTGCCATGGCCTTCCAGTCCAGCGGCCTCAGCACGGCCATCGGTGATGCCCTGGCTGACCGCAGCCATTGGCCGCTGGTGCTGCTCACCCTGGTCATCTGCCTGACGGTGACCTTCATGACCGAAACCACCTCCAACACGGCCACGGCAACACTGATGATGCCCATACTGGGCGCCACCGCCATTGCGGCCGGCATTGAACCGGCCTTGCTGATGATCCCGGCCGCCCTCAGTGCAAGCTGCGCCTTCATGCTGCCCGTGGCGACCGCCCCCAATGCCGTGGTGTTCGGTACCGGGCGCGTACCCATTCGCACCATGGCCGGTCAGGGTTTCGGGCTGAATCTCATGGGCGCTGCCGTGATCACCACCCTTGCGGCAATCTGGCTGCCACGCATCTTCTCCTGA
- a CDS encoding carboxy terminal-processing peptidase: MPRKLKTALTLFALALTGTVLLGQPSHAEGKDVCGVPALENGNGNGEPLSPSEQQLFLDRVVTGLLEQHHLNAHRFDDRLAREVLENFIERTDPGRYYLTQSDVDEFRHRHNELLKNSDRHGTGQRIELAFEFFERFRERVNERIAFSTRFLEEAPDLDGNEELPIDRSEADWAASEAELDSLWAKRVKNDVIGLTLAGREWDDIADTLTRRYQNLRRNVSQSSRNDVFEMFMNAHTLTLDPHTAYFSPRNMEEFEIRMSLSLEGIGAALQSMDEYVTITEILPGGPADKDGTLRPQDRITGVAARDKCEIVDIVGWRVDDAVQLIRGPEGTKVRLRYLPADSVPGDPEKTIELVRSEVQLEQQAARKLIRDVELNGESHRIGVIQIPTFYMDFQARREGKEDYRSTTRDVRRLLRELKEEEVDGLLVDLRNNGGGSLMEATELAGVFLDSGPVVQLLDSRGNLEIAANPDDGREWDGPLGVMINRFSASASEIFAGAIQDYGRGVVIGSPSYGKGTIQNLFDLDRFSNQGEAGQLKFTIGKFYRVNGDSMQHRGVLPDVQLPSAVSLDDFGESTKDNALPWDQIDAADYDGEPIPRSLIEALGEAHGKRASSDIDFSTLVDDIRQYREVQERKSISLNLETRKQEQDQLRERRLAQENVRRAARGEAALEDMEEDSETTGDPDILLTESARIVANLAALLPQYAEHESRFAARRQALRQE, translated from the coding sequence ATGCCCAGAAAGCTGAAGACTGCGCTGACCCTGTTCGCACTGGCCTTGACCGGCACAGTCCTGCTCGGCCAGCCGAGCCACGCGGAAGGCAAGGACGTCTGTGGCGTTCCCGCGCTTGAAAACGGCAACGGCAACGGCGAGCCTCTGAGCCCCAGCGAGCAGCAACTCTTCCTGGACCGGGTAGTCACCGGCCTGCTCGAGCAGCATCATCTCAACGCTCACCGCTTCGATGACCGCCTGGCGCGCGAAGTGCTGGAGAATTTCATCGAGCGCACCGATCCCGGACGCTACTACCTCACGCAGTCGGATGTGGATGAATTCCGTCACCGGCACAATGAGCTGCTGAAGAACAGCGATCGGCATGGGACGGGGCAACGAATCGAACTGGCCTTCGAGTTTTTCGAGCGCTTTCGTGAACGGGTGAATGAGCGAATCGCCTTCAGCACCCGTTTCCTCGAGGAAGCACCCGACCTGGACGGCAATGAGGAGCTGCCCATTGATCGCAGCGAGGCCGACTGGGCTGCGAGCGAAGCCGAACTGGACAGCCTGTGGGCCAAACGGGTCAAGAACGATGTGATTGGCCTGACCCTGGCCGGGCGTGAGTGGGATGATATTGCCGATACACTGACCCGTCGTTACCAGAATCTCAGGCGCAACGTCTCGCAAAGCAGCCGCAATGACGTCTTCGAGATGTTCATGAATGCGCATACCCTGACGCTGGACCCTCACACGGCCTACTTCTCCCCGCGGAACATGGAGGAGTTCGAGATACGCATGAGCCTGAGCCTTGAAGGCATTGGGGCGGCTCTGCAATCCATGGATGAATACGTCACCATCACCGAGATTCTGCCGGGCGGCCCGGCTGACAAGGACGGCACACTGCGCCCGCAGGACCGCATCACCGGGGTGGCGGCTCGCGACAAGTGCGAGATCGTCGACATTGTCGGCTGGCGAGTGGATGATGCCGTACAACTGATCCGCGGTCCGGAAGGAACAAAGGTTCGCCTTCGCTATCTGCCGGCAGACTCGGTGCCGGGGGATCCGGAGAAAACCATCGAGCTGGTTCGCAGTGAAGTCCAGCTGGAACAGCAGGCGGCACGCAAACTGATCCGTGACGTTGAACTCAATGGTGAAAGCCATCGTATTGGCGTCATCCAGATACCCACCTTCTACATGGATTTTCAGGCCCGAAGAGAAGGAAAGGAAGATTACCGCAGCACGACCCGCGATGTTCGGCGCCTGCTTCGTGAGCTGAAGGAAGAGGAAGTCGACGGACTTCTGGTCGATCTGCGCAACAATGGCGGTGGTTCCCTGATGGAAGCCACTGAATTGGCAGGTGTCTTCCTGGATAGTGGCCCGGTTGTCCAGTTGCTGGACAGTCGCGGCAATCTCGAGATTGCCGCGAATCCGGATGACGGTCGGGAATGGGATGGCCCCCTGGGCGTCATGATCAATCGCTTCAGTGCGTCCGCCTCTGAAATCTTTGCCGGCGCCATCCAGGACTACGGGCGCGGGGTGGTGATCGGATCACCCAGCTATGGCAAGGGTACCATTCAGAACCTGTTCGACCTGGATCGCTTTTCCAATCAGGGTGAAGCCGGTCAGCTCAAGTTCACTATCGGCAAGTTCTATCGGGTTAACGGAGACAGCATGCAACACCGGGGAGTTCTGCCTGATGTGCAGCTGCCCTCCGCCGTATCACTTGATGATTTTGGCGAAAGCACCAAGGACAATGCCTTGCCCTGGGACCAGATTGATGCGGCCGACTATGACGGCGAACCAATTCCGCGATCATTGATCGAGGCCCTGGGTGAAGCACATGGCAAACGCGCTTCCAGCGACATCGATTTCAGCACGCTGGTGGACGACATCCGCCAATACCGGGAAGTCCAGGAACGCAAGAGCATCTCTCTGAACCTGGAAACACGCAAGCAGGAACAGGATCAGCTGCGTGAACGACGCCTGGCACAGGAGAACGTGCGTCGCGCAGCGAGGGGTGAGGCGGCGCTTGAAGACATGGAGGAGGATTCTGAAACCACCGGAGACCCGGATATTCTGCTGACGGAAAGCGCCCGAATCGTTGCCAATCTGGCCGCACTGCTCCCCCAGTACGCCGAGCATGAAAGCCGTTTTGCAGCAAGGAGACAGGCACTCAGGCAGGAATGA
- a CDS encoding DUF1249 domain-containing protein produces the protein MSLYEGNYRRLRTLVEALDAPPAHAISRVPGDLPLHLEVLERCPYTSTLRLTYWFDADREPVWPDPDLIVRIYHDARMAEVTSCCEFHRHRILRPWVTPGGEEIRQRWARNQMFHKWLEFCIENGHRF, from the coding sequence ATGAGTCTGTATGAGGGGAATTATCGCAGACTGCGCACACTGGTCGAAGCACTTGACGCCCCCCCGGCCCATGCCATTTCACGAGTCCCGGGTGATCTGCCTTTGCACCTTGAAGTGCTGGAGCGATGCCCCTATACCTCGACGCTGCGGCTGACCTACTGGTTCGATGCCGACCGCGAGCCGGTCTGGCCGGATCCGGATCTGATTGTGCGAATCTATCATGATGCGCGCATGGCGGAAGTCACCTCCTGTTGCGAGTTCCACCGACATCGAATCCTGCGACCCTGGGTCACTCCGGGTGGTGAAGAAATACGACAGCGCTGGGCCCGCAATCAGATGTTTCACAAGTGGCTGGAGTTCTGTATCGAGAATGGACATCGATTCTAG
- a CDS encoding alpha-D-glucose phosphate-specific phosphoglucomutase yields the protein MTIKVIETTPFSDQKPGTAGLRESVARFREPHYLNNFIQSVFDSVPDLAGARLVIGGDGRHFNREAAQTLIRMAVANGVSEIILGADAILSTPAAAHLVALEGAAGGFLLTASHNPGGPDGDFGIKFNVRGGGQASAELTDRIHARSLQIREYREAHIPLPRLDDIGLHSLSEGCRLRIVDPVNAHADLMESQFDFPAIARWLQARPGRFLFDAMHAVTGPYAREVFVRRLGGDDSLLLNASPREDFAGGHPDPNPVDAADFVARFATADAPDLGGASDGDGDRNMIVGPGRMVSPCDSLAIICANHDCIPGLAGRLKGVARSMPTSRALDTVAQALGIPCHETPTGWRFFASLLDAGQIQLCGEESFGTSSDHVREKDGLWAVLAWMQMLASHNCSVDELLERHWQRFGRHYFVRHDHALSSEQGDAVMAHLDQHTDRGRLTLGGYELSADSFSYTDPISGHTVTRQGIRLHTDTGGRIVFRLSGTGTQGATLRIYLEQAVAADADWRQDRDGVLEPLSRLALEAANLRKLCGETTPTAVI from the coding sequence TTGACAATCAAGGTGATAGAGACTACCCCATTCTCTGACCAGAAGCCCGGAACCGCCGGATTGCGCGAGTCCGTTGCACGTTTCAGGGAGCCTCACTACCTCAACAATTTCATCCAGTCCGTCTTCGACAGCGTGCCCGATCTTGCGGGTGCCCGCCTGGTGATTGGCGGAGACGGCCGCCATTTCAACCGGGAGGCAGCGCAAACGTTGATCCGCATGGCCGTTGCCAACGGTGTTTCCGAGATCATTCTTGGCGCCGACGCCATTCTCTCGACACCCGCCGCCGCCCACCTGGTCGCCCTGGAAGGTGCCGCAGGCGGCTTTCTGCTGACCGCCAGCCACAACCCTGGGGGGCCGGACGGGGATTTCGGCATCAAATTCAATGTACGAGGCGGGGGACAGGCCTCAGCGGAGCTCACCGACCGCATTCACGCTCGCAGCCTGCAGATCCGTGAGTATCGGGAAGCCCACATCCCCCTGCCCCGCCTCGACGACATCGGTCTCCATTCGCTGAGCGAGGGTTGCCGGCTGAGAATCGTCGACCCGGTCAACGCCCACGCCGATCTGATGGAAAGTCAGTTCGATTTTCCGGCCATTGCCAGATGGCTCCAGGCACGACCCGGGCGTTTTCTCTTCGATGCCATGCACGCCGTCACAGGTCCCTACGCGCGGGAAGTGTTCGTCCGGCGTCTGGGGGGCGACGACTCGCTGCTGCTGAACGCCAGCCCCCGGGAAGATTTTGCCGGTGGCCACCCCGACCCCAACCCGGTGGATGCCGCCGATTTCGTCGCCCGCTTTGCCACTGCGGACGCCCCGGATCTGGGCGGTGCATCGGACGGTGACGGCGACCGCAACATGATCGTCGGGCCCGGCCGCATGGTGTCGCCCTGTGACAGCCTGGCCATCATCTGTGCAAACCACGACTGCATCCCCGGCCTGGCCGGGCGTCTCAAGGGCGTGGCGCGCTCCATGCCCACCAGTCGGGCACTGGATACCGTTGCCCAGGCCCTGGGCATCCCCTGCCACGAAACGCCGACGGGCTGGCGCTTCTTTGCCAGCCTGCTGGATGCCGGGCAAATCCAACTCTGTGGTGAGGAAAGTTTCGGCACCAGCAGCGACCATGTCCGAGAAAAGGACGGCCTCTGGGCCGTGCTGGCATGGATGCAGATGTTGGCAAGCCACAACTGCAGCGTGGACGAGCTACTTGAACGCCATTGGCAACGCTTTGGACGCCACTATTTCGTTCGCCACGACCATGCCCTTAGCAGTGAACAGGGCGATGCCGTCATGGCCCATCTCGATCAGCACACGGATCGCGGCAGACTGACCCTGGGCGGCTACGAGCTGAGCGCCGACAGCTTCAGTTACACGGACCCGATTTCAGGTCATACGGTGACCCGGCAGGGGATTCGACTGCACACGGATACCGGCGGACGAATCGTCTTTCGCCTCTCGGGCACGGGCACCCAGGGCGCCACGCTCCGCATCTACCTGGAACAGGCCGTGGCCGCCGACGCGGATTGGCGCCAGGATCGAGATGGGGTGCTCGAACCCCTGAGCCGCCTGGCGCTGGAGGCCGCCAATCTGCGGAAGCTGTGCGGGGAGACCACACCAACCGCCGTGATCTGA
- a CDS encoding cytochrome ubiquinol oxidase subunit I has translation MELDPVLLSRIQFAFVVSFHAIFPVFTIGLAAFIAFLEGLLYRTGNPVYEELSRFWTKVFAVVFGMGVVSGIVMAFQFGTNWSVFSYSAANFLGPVLSYEVVTAFFLEAVFLGVLLFGRHRVPAGTHLFAAIMVAVGTFISSFWILSANSWMQTPAGVELRDGIFHMTSWLEAIFNPSFGLRFLHFAIAAFLTAGFVVLGISAWYLRHDKATASSRRALSMTVVLMAILAPTQLVVGDLHGLDTFKHQPEKVAAMEGIWETQEGAPLLLFAIPSQSAERNFLEIGIPKGASLILTHELDGEIRGLKEWAPEDRPHVATVFWSFRIMVGLGLLMIVFALAGVVQLVRGRLYESRRLLRIYTWMIPAPFIAVLAGWFVTEVGRQPWLVHGIMRVEEGITPSLTGGMALFTLIGFILVYSAVFVAGVYYLGRVMRAGPESFKAEDEDSGIAKRPLANVSTRLSEGDEPWGIPEGK, from the coding sequence ATGGAACTTGATCCGGTTCTGCTGTCGCGCATCCAGTTCGCCTTCGTGGTCAGTTTTCACGCGATCTTCCCTGTCTTCACCATCGGCCTCGCCGCTTTCATCGCCTTCCTTGAGGGGCTGCTCTACAGGACCGGCAACCCGGTCTACGAGGAACTCTCCCGCTTCTGGACCAAGGTCTTTGCCGTGGTCTTCGGCATGGGAGTGGTGTCTGGCATCGTCATGGCCTTCCAGTTCGGCACCAACTGGAGTGTTTTTTCCTATTCCGCCGCCAATTTCCTGGGACCGGTTCTGAGCTACGAAGTGGTCACCGCTTTCTTTCTGGAAGCGGTCTTTCTCGGTGTTCTCCTCTTCGGCCGTCACCGGGTGCCAGCGGGCACACACCTGTTCGCGGCCATCATGGTGGCCGTGGGCACATTCATATCCTCCTTCTGGATACTATCGGCCAACAGCTGGATGCAGACACCAGCCGGGGTGGAACTGCGTGATGGCATCTTCCACATGACCTCCTGGCTGGAAGCCATCTTCAACCCTTCCTTTGGCCTGCGTTTCCTGCACTTCGCCATTGCCGCCTTCCTGACCGCCGGTTTCGTGGTACTGGGCATTTCAGCCTGGTACCTGCGCCATGACAAGGCCACCGCCAGCAGCCGTCGCGCGCTGTCCATGACCGTGGTGCTGATGGCCATCCTGGCTCCCACCCAACTGGTGGTGGGTGATCTGCACGGCCTGGATACCTTCAAGCACCAGCCCGAGAAGGTGGCAGCCATGGAGGGGATCTGGGAGACCCAGGAAGGGGCGCCACTGCTGCTGTTTGCCATTCCCAGCCAGTCAGCGGAACGCAATTTCCTGGAAATCGGCATCCCCAAGGGAGCCAGCCTGATCCTGACTCATGAACTGGATGGTGAGATTCGGGGGCTCAAGGAATGGGCACCGGAGGATAGACCCCATGTTGCGACGGTCTTCTGGAGCTTCCGCATCATGGTGGGGCTGGGATTGCTGATGATCGTGTTTGCTCTTGCCGGTGTCGTGCAGCTTGTTCGCGGGCGCCTGTACGAATCACGACGACTGCTCAGAATCTACACCTGGATGATCCCGGCACCCTTCATCGCCGTTCTGGCCGGCTGGTTTGTCACCGAGGTGGGTCGCCAGCCCTGGCTGGTTCACGGCATCATGCGGGTGGAAGAAGGCATCACGCCTTCCCTCACCGGTGGCATGGCCCTGTTCACGCTGATCGGCTTCATTCTGGTCTATTCGGCCGTATTCGTGGCGGGTGTCTATTATCTGGGCCGCGTCATGCGGGCGGGGCCCGAATCCTTCAAAGCGGAGGATGAGGATTCCGGCATCGCCAAGCGGCCTCTGGCCAATGTGAGCACACGCCTGAGCGAGGGTGATGAACCCTGGGGCATTCCGGAGGGCAAGTGA
- the cydB gene encoding cytochrome d ubiquinol oxidase subunit II yields MELIDLTLIWIVILGFGVLMYVLMDGFDLGVGILFPFAPSNAARDDMMNSVAPVWDGNETWLILGGAGLLAAFPMVYAVFLPALYIGVFLLLAGLIFRGVAFEFRFKANRSRYIWDHAFNIGSTVAAFAQGAVVGAYIQGFQVEGFQYVGGPFDWLTPFTVMTGLGVVTGYALLGATWTILKTEGETQRWAWRITPWLIVGMLAFFLLVSVWTPLTNERVFERWFGNIEVLWIFPVATLAVCAWLYQAVRKRREGTPFVATMTLFVLFYIGLLISMWPYAVPPEHTFWDAASDPGSQLFLLLGFLFVIPFVLGYTAWTYWVFRGKVGNQQGYGH; encoded by the coding sequence ATGGAACTCATTGACCTGACGCTCATCTGGATCGTGATTCTCGGCTTCGGGGTGTTGATGTACGTCCTCATGGACGGTTTCGACCTCGGGGTGGGCATCCTCTTTCCCTTCGCCCCCTCAAACGCCGCCCGGGACGACATGATGAATTCGGTGGCTCCGGTCTGGGACGGCAATGAGACCTGGCTGATACTGGGCGGGGCAGGCCTGCTCGCGGCTTTCCCCATGGTCTATGCCGTCTTCCTGCCCGCACTGTACATCGGTGTATTCCTTCTACTTGCGGGACTCATCTTTCGTGGTGTTGCCTTCGAGTTTCGCTTCAAGGCCAATCGCTCACGCTATATCTGGGACCACGCCTTCAATATCGGCTCCACCGTGGCGGCCTTTGCCCAGGGTGCTGTGGTCGGTGCCTACATTCAGGGTTTCCAGGTGGAAGGTTTCCAGTATGTGGGCGGGCCCTTTGACTGGCTCACACCGTTTACTGTGATGACCGGCCTCGGGGTGGTTACCGGCTATGCCCTGCTGGGTGCAACCTGGACCATTCTCAAGACCGAGGGCGAAACACAGCGCTGGGCCTGGCGCATCACTCCCTGGCTGATCGTCGGCATGCTCGCCTTCTTCCTGCTGGTCAGCGTGTGGACGCCCCTGACCAACGAACGGGTATTCGAACGCTGGTTCGGAAACATCGAAGTGTTGTGGATCTTCCCGGTGGCCACACTGGCGGTCTGCGCCTGGCTATACCAGGCTGTCCGCAAGCGTCGGGAAGGCACCCCCTTCGTGGCGACCATGACTCTCTTCGTGCTGTTCTACATCGGCCTGCTGATCAGCATGTGGCCCTACGCCGTGCCGCCCGAGCATACCTTCTGGGATGCCGCTTCGGACCCCGGCTCCCAGCTCTTCCTCCTGCTGGGCTTCCTGTTCGTCATTCCCTTCGTCCTTGGTTACACCGCCTGGACGTATTGGGTTTTTCGCGGAAAGGTGGGCAATCAACAGGGTTACGGCCACTGA